The genomic stretch CTTGGTATGGTGATGTGGATTTGGGAGCACGTTGGTTTATTACGCCCAAATTCGGAATCAATACACAATTGAATTTCAGAAACCTTAAAGAGGTGGCTTGTTGTGCAGGGCTTACCTTTAGAATCACAAAATAAGGCCAAAATAGCGACTTATTGTCGCCTAACGTTCATAGGTCTTTTTGAAATAAATTCTTGTAGGCCATAACGACATCAAACAACATGGCAAATTACCATTAAAAGTATTATTATCGGGCATTCAAGAGTGGATCAATTGCCACCATTTGCAGAGATGATTACCTTCACTCGATGACCTTCTTTTGAGTAAGGCTATTTATTTAAGCCCAAAATTCCCCATGATTTATTTCGGGTGAAATGTGGGGTTCTGATCAATGCAAGGTTAAATCTACCCATCAATTCATTAGGGCGAATGCAGGGAAAAAGGTCTTTCGTTGATAGAGAACAAGACGATAATTAAGGGTTTCCATATTAGATCTGCTTGCCGTTATACTACCGCTCTGAAAACTGAAATACGAAACCACCTTGCAAAAATTGTGTCTGCAAGGTGGTGTGGAAGGTGAACTGGTGAAAGGGAAAAATTTCTTTCACCAGCCATCTATCCTATAAGGTTGAAATGGAATGCGGGTCGATTATTGGAAGATAATTACTCGTGCGTGCTTTTTCGCTTTTGTATTTATATGAAGTACATACATTCCGGCAGGCAAACGGAGTTTCAGGTTACCATTCCGAATGATTCCATCAGAAATTTTCTGTCCCGCCATATTATGAATCACAAAATTCACCTGTTCAGCAATATTCAATTGAATGTTCATCTCGCCTAAAGCAGGGTTAGGAAATACTTTAATTTTGTCTTCACTTCCTTCATTGGATAATGGGCGAGTGGTTTCAAAAGTAGTCGCCACCGGCTCAGAAACATTACCCGAATCATCTACCGCTTTTACCGAAACGCTATATGATGTTTCCTGACTAAGGCCATCCAAAGCATAGGTTAATGTTGCCGTTTCTCCTGCCTTTTCATCATTAACATACACTTCGTAGTGAGCAACAGCAACATTGTCTGTCGAAGCTTCCCAAGCCAATTGAGCAGAGAACGGAGTAACATCACTGACCACTAAAGCTGTCGGACTCGAAGGAGGGGTAATATCAATCGTGCTTACGGAAACCTGCTCACTGTAAGCCGACCAATTCCCTGAGGCATCACCCGCGGCAACGCTTACCGAATACTCAGTCAAAGGCATACGCCCATCAATCATGGCGGTATTGGTTGCTACCTCAATTGGTTCTTCTTCATCAATTTTTACACGATAAGCGGTTACTGCCACATTATCATCAGCGGCGTCCCAGTCCAGTTTGAAGCCAGTTTCAGTGATCTCTGAAGCTACAAGCGCTGTTGGCACTGTAGGAGCTTCATCATCCAAGGTGGTTGCTTGGGTAGTTGCAACTTCCGACACATTTCCTGCACGATCCACTGCCCAAACACTGAAATCATAAGTCGTCATGCCCTGAAGGTTATCCAATACCAAAAGCAATTCAGTAGTGGTTTCTTCAAGGACGATTTCATCTGCCTGCATCAATTTGTATTCATAATGTGCCACCTGATCATTATCAGTCGCAGCCGTCCATGAAACTGTAAACTGCGCGCCGCTAACATCAGCAACAGCTAAATCAGTTACTGGTGAAGGATTCGTTTCGTCGGTGGTCATCACCTCCAAAGCATCAGAAAAGTCCGTTTTGTTGCCCGCAGCATCTTTGGCCAAAATACGAACCGAATAGTTAGTGTATGGATTGAGTTCTGTGAAAGTGTAATCGGTAACATCAGCAGCCACTTCCATTGGTGTTTCTTCGCCCAATTGTACTTCATATCCTGCAACGCCTGAACCCGCATCCGTAGCAGCATCCCAGCTTACTTTGAATGTTTCTTCACCGATTTCACTGCTTGCAAGGTTCGGCATAAATTCAGGAGCGGTTACATCCAAGGTCATGCCTTCAACCTCGCTATCAGCAGAAGTATTTCCAGCCGCATCCATGGCATAAACTTTCACGGTGTATTGCGTGTACTCCTCAAGGTTTTCAAAGGTATAAGTCAATGCATTTTCATCCAACGCTACCGCCGCTTCATCGCCAATCACTACACCATAGGCTGTAACGGCTACATTGTCTGTGGATGCTTCCCAGGTTACCGTAACTGTAGTGCCTGTGGTTTCCGTTACAGATAAATTTCCAGGAGCTGTTGGAGCCGTCACATCAGTGGTCATCACTTCCAAAGCATCAGAAAAGTCCGTTTTGTTACCTGCTTCATCTTTGGCCAAAATACGAACCGAATAGTTAGTGTAAGGGTTCAAGTTAATGAAAGTGTAATCGGTAACATCAGCAGCCACTTCCATTGGTGTTTCTTCGCCCAATTGTACTTCATATCCTGCAAGGCCTGAACCTGCATCCGTAGCAGCATCCCAGCTTACTTTGAATGTTTCTTCACCGATTTCACTGCTTGCAAGGTTCGGCATAAATTCAGGAGCGGTTACATCCAAGGTCATGCCTTCAACCTCGCTTTCAGCAGAAGTATTTCCAGCCGCATCCATGGCATAAACTTTCACGGTGTATTGCGTGTACTCCTCAAGGTTTTCAAAGGTATAAGTCAATGCATTTTCATCCAACGCTACCGCCGCTTCATCGCCAATCATTACACCATAACCTGTAACGGCTACATTATCTGTGGATGCTTCCCAAGTTACTGTTATGGCACTTTCAGTTGTTGCGGTCACCAATAAATTAGCTGGTGATGTTGGTGCCTCTCCATCCAATGCGATTACAGTTGCTGAGTTTTCAGATTGGTTATCCTGTAAATCGGTTGTGAAAATATAGGCCTCATAATTTTGATCTTCAACAACCTCGGTAAATTCAAATGAGGTGATTTCCGTTGCGGCATGCGCCTCCTCACCATTGACCACCACGTGGTAGGTAATGTCCTCAGGTTCATCGATCTGATCGATGATCTCAGCCAAATCCCACGAAAGCTCAAAACCATTCTCCGTTTTAGTACTTGTTAAATTCTTTGGTGCTTTGGTGGGAATAAAGTCCTCATTGAAGCCCCAGTTTTTATCCCTGAAAGCGAACATGCTGATTTGTAATCCATCCTCACGTGCGAAGATAGTCAATCGGTGAGCTTCATTGGCTTCGGTAGTGGTAATCGAAGCAGTTCTCATTCTCCACGTCCACTCCGTTTTCCCTTGTCCAAGATTCCAGTTATAGGTAGGAGTGGTTTCTCCATCCCAGTCCCAAACCGGAAAACAACTGTCATCTGAGCCATTGCCCTCTGAGCAGTTAAAGAGCATATGATAGTAGTAAGTGCCTGGTGCTTCAAAAACAAGATCATAAGATACATATGGAGACAAGCTGTTGTCCAAATCGGCAATCTCTCCGTGGGAAGGAATCTCAATGAAACTTACCCCATTTTCTGACCTTACTACCCATTCGCGGTCATTCATTGGTGGTGGCCATCCGCCACTTCCTTTCATTTTTCCTGGTAGCATTTCAGCGAAGTCCAAAGCAGATATATTGGTATCTGACCCAACGATTATCTGAGCCTTGGCCATTTTAACTTGTGTTAATCCTAAAATCAACAAGGTGACTACCGTCGATATTCGATAAAAAGTATTATTCTTCATGTTTAAAAAATATTATGGTACAATTCGAATATCTGCCTTCTGTAAATGAATATTGCGGACTTTTTACCCTGCAAAGGGGAAATTCATCAGCTAATCGATGCTTGAAAACAATTCAATGGTCGAGGTAAGTACTTTCGTTTTGAAATGTAACAAACCAAGTATTATTGATAAATTACTTGAAAAATTCATATTTAGTATTCATCTTATTTACTTCGTTTTTACAAATTCACATGTTAGGTTGATGTACTAAAAATCAGTTTGTTATATAATATCAATAATTGTATCCTGACCGTTTCTGGAATTTTTTTAGTGGACGACCAAAGAAACAAATAATCATATATTCGAAAATAGTCAGTTTTAGGCATTTAAAGCAGGATTGAGGATTTGTCCTCTTTTTTCTGTTAA from Persicobacter psychrovividus encodes the following:
- a CDS encoding fibronectin type III domain-containing protein, with amino-acid sequence MKNNTFYRISTVVTLLILGLTQVKMAKAQIIVGSDTNISALDFAEMLPGKMKGSGGWPPPMNDREWVVRSENGVSFIEIPSHGEIADLDNSLSPYVSYDLVFEAPGTYYYHMLFNCSEGNGSDDSCFPVWDWDGETTPTYNWNLGQGKTEWTWRMRTASITTTEANEAHRLTIFAREDGLQISMFAFRDKNWGFNEDFIPTKAPKNLTSTKTENGFELSWDLAEIIDQIDEPEDITYHVVVNGEEAHAATEITSFEFTEVVEDQNYEAYIFTTDLQDNQSENSATVIALDGEAPTSPANLLVTATTESAITVTWEASTDNVAVTGYGVMIGDEAAVALDENALTYTFENLEEYTQYTVKVYAMDAAGNTSAESEVEGMTLDVTAPEFMPNLASSEIGEETFKVSWDAATDAGSGLAGYEVQLGEETPMEVAADVTDYTFINLNPYTNYSVRILAKDEAGNKTDFSDALEVMTTDVTAPTAPGNLSVTETTGTTVTVTWEASTDNVAVTAYGVVIGDEAAVALDENALTYTFENLEEYTQYTVKVYAMDAAGNTSADSEVEGMTLDVTAPEFMPNLASSEIGEETFKVSWDAATDAGSGVAGYEVQLGEETPMEVAADVTDYTFTELNPYTNYSVRILAKDAAGNKTDFSDALEVMTTDETNPSPVTDLAVADVSGAQFTVSWTAATDNDQVAHYEYKLMQADEIVLEETTTELLLVLDNLQGMTTYDFSVWAVDRAGNVSEVATTQATTLDDEAPTVPTALVASEITETGFKLDWDAADDNVAVTAYRVKIDEEEPIEVATNTAMIDGRMPLTEYSVSVAAGDASGNWSAYSEQVSVSTIDITPPSSPTALVVSDVTPFSAQLAWEASTDNVAVAHYEVYVNDEKAGETATLTYALDGLSQETSYSVSVKAVDDSGNVSEPVATTFETTRPLSNEGSEDKIKVFPNPALGEMNIQLNIAEQVNFVIHNMAGQKISDGIIRNGNLKLRLPAGMYVLHINTKAKKHARVIIFQ